In Alosa alosa isolate M-15738 ecotype Scorff River chromosome 23, AALO_Geno_1.1, whole genome shotgun sequence, a single window of DNA contains:
- the LOC125288447 gene encoding ras-related protein Ral-B-like, which yields MASTKSKNQSSLSLHKVIMVGSGGVGKSALTLQFMYDEFVEDYEPTKADSYRKKVVLDGEDVQIDILDTAGQEDYAAIRDNYFRSGEGFLLVFSITELESFTASSEFREQILRVKPDAESIPLLLVGNKSDLEDRRQVAANDARAKAEQWGMQYVETSAKTRAYVDKVFFDLMREVRAKKLSENKEKNGKGGKSKKSVKERCLLL from the exons ATGGCCTCTACCAAGTCCAAGAACCAGAGCTCCCTGAGCCTCCACAAGGTCATCATGGTTGGGAGTGGCGGCGTTGGCAAGTCGGCGCTCACGCTGCAGTTCATGTACGACGAG TTTGTGGAGGACTACGAGCCCACCAAAGCGGACAGCTACAGGAAGAAAGTGGTGTTGGATGGCGAGGACGTCCAGATAGACATCTTGGACACGGCTGGACAGGAAGACTACGCGGCCATCAGGGACAACTACTTCCGCAGCGGCGAAGGCTTCCTCCTCGTTTTCTCCATCACTGAGCTTGAGTCCTTCACTGCATCTTCAGAGTTCAG AGAGCAGATCCTGCGGGTGAAGCCGGACGCGGAGAGCATCCCCCTGCTGCTGGTTGGGAATAAGTCGGACCTGGAGGACCGCCGGCAGGTGGCGGCCAACGACGCGCGGGCGAAGGCGGAGCAGTGGGGCATGCAGTACGTGGAGACCTCGGCCAAGACACGCGCATACGTCGATAAG GTGTTTTTTGATCTCATGCGAGAGGTGAGAGCGAAAAAGCTGTCCGAAAACAAGGAGAAGAACGGCAAGGGAGGCAAGAGCAAGAAGAGCGTGAAGGAGCGCTGCCTTCTCCTTTGA